The DNA sequence CTCTGATACAGATCTATGTAGTCCACCCCAGTGACCGGGTGCTTGAACCTGTCGTCGCCGATGTCCTCCAGGGTGATCACATCACTGTCGGCCTTGCCGAGCCTCTCGGCGAAATCCCAAGGCAGGATCGGGTTGCCCACTTCATCCGCTGGCTGCGACAGCTGCACTACAACTGCTCCCTCGGGAACCGCTCGTGCGAGGCCTTTGAGCACCAATGAGAATCGGTTCCTGCTCAGTATCGGGAACAGAATCCCAAGTGTGCTCCCGGGTCCGAGCTCAAGCTTCTCCCGGGCCTCACGAGCGACGTCGTCGACGGTCACGTAGTTGTTCTGTGCACGCGCCACCACTGATTCCGTGACGCACACGGTGTCGCCGGAATCTAGGAGGCCATCGTCATTGCATTTGGCAAGCGACTCGTACACCATGTCAAGCATATCGCCTCCGGGTACAACAACCCCGATTTTGATCCCAAATGCAGACACCCCAACGTAGGCAGGCAGTCTCGCCACTCGCAAACATCCTCTCTATCGATGGGATATGGGGAATCGTAAGGGCAACGATGCAACACGCCCATAATACCCTGATACCCGCCGCGCTGCAACAACTTATTGGGCGTGCACTGGCGAGCGCTGTGCCTCAGATGCCTCAGATGCCTCAGATGGCTGCGACTCGACGGATGGCCCAGATGACCATTTGGCGCCATCCAGAGGATAATCGGGGAACCACGGAATGGCATGTAGCCTCTCTGCCGGGATTGAGGCAGCCAGAAACCGGCCAACAGCGGACTGTGCGCCCAGGCCTGCGAATAACGAGACCGTTGGCGACAGGCCATTTGGAACTGGGACCTGGAGGCAAGCTGGGGCTAGTATTCCCCGAGACGCCTGACTACCCTGGACCCCAGCTGAGCCTGATGCTCTGACTGCTCTAGATGCCTTGAGTGTGTCCGCCAAGGTGAGCCTGGCCGCTTCCGCCTGCATCGCTGTGAATGACGACACGGAGTACCCGCCAGGCTGGGATGGGGCCACGTAGTACAGGAGCGGGTCTGCGAAGAGGCCTAGCGCTGCTGTGTAGTGCAGCGCCGCCGACAACTCTGCGCAGTTGTCTGACTCAATGACGTATATGAACGCTGGAAGGCTCAACAGGCTCTCCCTCAGCTCGTCATATGTTGCACGGCTCGCGACAACGACTGGAAGGGTTCTGTTCATAAGGGG is a window from the Clostridia bacterium genome containing:
- a CDS encoding coenzyme F420-0:L-glutamate ligase, yielding MARLPAYVGVSAFGIKIGVVVPGGDMLDMVYESLAKCNDDGLLDSGDTVCVTESVVARAQNNYVTVDDVAREAREKLELGPGSTLGILFPILSRNRFSLVLKGLARAVPEGAVVVQLSQPADEVGNPILPWDFAERLGKADSDVITLEDIGDDRFKHPVTGVDYIDLYQSIIEGQGASSKIYLCNNPLHIGEVGADGIIVATIHNRERLRSRLASAGISSITLQELCNSGRPAWSEWGLLGSNMSSGDRLKLAPRHADELAIALQARVAEGLGKSIEVIVYGDGAYR